A segment of the Aridibaculum aurantiacum genome:
CGTGCCCACGGAGTTTTGCGTAAAAAAGTTAGGCTTGATTTTATGCTTGGATTGTTTTTGAAGCAATTGATGTTGATGTAGGTTGAAAGCTTTTCCCAGCCAAAACGATCAACCAGGTATGTGAGGATCATTTCCAGCGTTTTGCCATGTAGCGGATCATTATTT
Coding sequences within it:
- a CDS encoding VF530 family DNA-binding protein, with amino-acid sequence MTNNDPLHGKTLEMILTYLVDRFGWEKLSTYININCFKNNPSIKSSLTFLRKTPWARKKIEDLYISTLK